A portion of the Blautia hansenii DSM 20583 genome contains these proteins:
- a CDS encoding DUF4315 family protein, whose amino-acid sequence MATTKSMKIQAEIDKVKAKISEQQARLKELEQKKLEAENSEIVDIVRGMSISLTELPLLFEKLKDGGTLGQSVPKSEEEKKEEN is encoded by the coding sequence ATGGCAACTACCAAAAGCATGAAAATTCAGGCCGAGATTGATAAGGTCAAGGCTAAAATCAGTGAACAGCAGGCCCGGCTCAAGGAGCTGGAGCAGAAAAAGCTGGAGGCAGAAAACAGCGAGATCGTGGACATTGTGCGCGGTATGAGCATCTCCCTTACGGAGCTCCCGCTGCTGTTTGAAAAGCTGAAGGACGGTGGCACTTTGGGACAAAGTGTCCCGAAGTCCGAAGAAGAAAAGAAGGAGGAGAACTGA
- a CDS encoding cysteine-rich VLP domain-containing protein: MGRELTRTEKAAIRRLVSKWCANYDRDCGCLPLDCECYMFGKCWTGAYCRYFREAVLPLDPALEAALLTEGPRPDFKACPVCGRAVAPDGRQTYCSVACAKAAHRRQQREYMRKKRG; encoded by the coding sequence GTGGGCCGAGAACTGACCCGGACAGAAAAAGCGGCAATCCGCAGGCTGGTGTCAAAATGGTGTGCCAACTATGACCGGGACTGCGGCTGCCTGCCGCTGGATTGCGAGTGCTATATGTTTGGGAAATGCTGGACGGGGGCTTATTGCCGCTACTTCCGCGAGGCTGTTCTGCCCCTTGATCCGGCGCTGGAGGCTGCGTTGCTGACAGAGGGGCCAAGGCCGGATTTCAAGGCTTGCCCGGTATGTGGCAGAGCCGTGGCTCCTGATGGACGGCAAACCTATTGTTCGGTGGCCTGTGCAAAGGCGGCACACCGCAGACAGCAGCGGGAATATATGCGGAAAAAACGGGGCTGA
- a CDS encoding C40 family peptidase, producing MKRKTNKTKEEAWSQTAHAPDGEQPGPEASDTSGQSVPKSKFRKKSQQEQAAAAKLRMESQGEKLEQAREKLAKQKPPKKPGPVKRIGRVASGSVHSFVHGKIFEVEQENVGTEGAHRSELVGETALRHGSRFVRRKVREHPAKVVRKAEARYTKYTADYHFHTAAQEHPELTKNALTRYWQKQRLRRQYRKQAKEAAKQGAAAAGKTATATERLTARAVEFVKSHPAGAVVAVLCVLLLFAMQSCSSTMLMLGNAGAGALGASTYPCEDRDMLAAEAAYCALEDDLQHYLDTYESTHDYDEYHFDLDEIEHDPYVLLSLLCALHEGQWTIDEVQGTLQMLFDRQYILTEDVVVETRYRTETDTWTDEDGNSHTDTYQVPYDYYICTVTLENFDLSHVPVYVMGEDQLSRYAIYMATLGNRPDLFPDSPYVNKYITGKPGDYEVPGEYLDDETFAAMLAEAQKYIGYPYVWGGSSPATSFDCSGYVSWVINHSGWNVGRLGAQGLYNICTPTSSPKPGDLVFFKGTYDTPGVSHCGIYVGDGKMLHCGDPIGYANLNTSYWQSHFYAYGRLP from the coding sequence ATGAAACGAAAAACGAATAAGACCAAGGAGGAGGCTTGGTCGCAGACCGCCCACGCCCCTGACGGGGAACAGCCCGGGCCGGAGGCTTCCGACACTTCGGGACAAAGTGTCCCGAAGTCCAAGTTCCGCAAAAAGAGCCAGCAGGAACAGGCTGCGGCGGCAAAGCTCCGTATGGAGTCCCAAGGCGAAAAGCTGGAACAGGCCCGGGAGAAGCTGGCAAAACAAAAGCCGCCGAAAAAGCCCGGCCCGGTAAAACGCATAGGCCGTGTTGCCAGTGGTTCCGTTCACAGCTTCGTGCATGGCAAGATTTTTGAAGTGGAACAGGAAAATGTCGGCACAGAAGGCGCACACCGTTCTGAGCTTGTGGGAGAAACCGCGCTGCGGCACGGCTCCCGCTTTGTGCGCCGTAAAGTCCGGGAACATCCGGCAAAAGTGGTACGCAAGGCCGAAGCCCGCTATACCAAGTACACGGCGGACTACCATTTTCACACCGCCGCACAGGAGCACCCGGAGCTGACGAAAAATGCCCTTACCCGCTACTGGCAAAAGCAACGGCTTCGCAGGCAATACCGCAAGCAGGCAAAGGAGGCTGCAAAGCAGGGCGCGGCTGCGGCTGGGAAAACTGCCACAGCCACAGAACGCCTGACCGCCCGGGCAGTGGAATTTGTCAAAAGTCATCCCGCAGGTGCCGTGGTTGCGGTGCTCTGTGTGTTACTCCTGTTTGCTATGCAGTCCTGTTCCTCTACCATGCTTATGCTGGGGAACGCCGGGGCCGGTGCATTAGGGGCCAGCACCTATCCTTGCGAGGATCGGGATATGCTGGCCGCCGAAGCTGCCTACTGTGCGCTGGAAGATGATTTGCAGCATTATCTGGATACCTATGAAAGCACCCATGACTATGACGAATACCACTTCGATCTGGACGAAATCGAACATGACCCCTATGTGCTGCTTTCTCTTTTGTGTGCGCTCCATGAGGGACAATGGACAATAGACGAGGTACAGGGAACGCTGCAAATGCTGTTTGACCGCCAATACATTCTCACGGAGGATGTGGTGGTGGAAACCCGGTATCGCACAGAAACCGACACATGGACGGACGAGGACGGCAACTCCCATACAGACACCTATCAGGTGCCTTACGACTATTACATCTGTACGGTCACGCTGGAGAACTTTGATTTATCCCATGTACCCGTGTATGTCATGGGCGAGGATCAGCTTTCCCGGTATGCCATCTATATGGCAACGCTGGGAAACCGCCCCGATCTGTTCCCGGATTCTCCCTATGTGAACAAGTACATTACCGGGAAACCCGGTGATTACGAAGTACCCGGAGAATATCTGGACGATGAAACCTTTGCCGCGATGCTTGCCGAGGCGCAGAAATACATCGGCTATCCCTATGTGTGGGGCGGCAGTTCTCCGGCTACTTCCTTTGATTGCTCGGGCTATGTTTCATGGGTCATCAATCACTCCGGCTGGAATGTTGGCAGGCTGGGAGCCCAGGGGCTCTATAACATCTGTACGCCGACCAGCTCTCCCAAACCCGGTGATCTGGTGTTCTTCAAAGGCACCTATGACACGCCGGGCGTGAGTCATTGCGGGATTTATGTCGGTGACGGAAAAATGCTGCATTGCGGAGATCCCATCGGCTACGCAAATTTGAATACAAGCTACTGGCAATCTCATTTTTACGCCTACGGGCGTTTACCGTGA
- a CDS encoding DUF4366 domain-containing protein, which yields MKHFRMLAAGLCFAVLLCGFAIPAYAYSDSGNEEPPVVEETPAPEPAPTITPGAGFSEDGNLVTRDLLYDAATNKQFITVETSGGNTFYIVIDYDKPVDEDGEQYHTYFLNMVDEADLLAALEAAGGELPACSCTEKCAPGAINTDCEVCAVNMTECAGTAPEPAPVTEPAEEPEPEPQQKSNTGTLLLILAVAVLGGGAGWYFKIYRPKHEKAAVPEEDYSEELADYDDPEDDGPPWDEDNTESEDNE from the coding sequence ATGAAACACTTTCGTATGTTGGCGGCGGGGCTTTGCTTCGCCGTTCTTTTATGCGGCTTTGCGATCCCAGCCTACGCCTATTCGGACAGTGGGAATGAGGAACCGCCTGTTGTGGAAGAAACTCCGGCCCCGGAGCCTGCACCTACCATTACCCCGGGCGCGGGCTTTTCGGAGGATGGAAACCTTGTGACCCGCGATCTGCTCTATGATGCTGCAACCAACAAACAGTTTATCACGGTGGAAACCAGCGGCGGCAACACCTTTTACATTGTCATTGATTATGACAAGCCTGTGGACGAGGACGGCGAACAGTATCACACCTACTTTCTGAACATGGTGGATGAAGCCGATCTGCTGGCGGCACTGGAGGCCGCTGGCGGAGAGCTTCCGGCCTGCTCCTGCACAGAAAAATGTGCGCCCGGAGCCATCAATACGGATTGCGAGGTCTGCGCGGTCAACATGACCGAGTGTGCTGGTACAGCTCCCGAACCCGCCCCGGTGACGGAACCTGCGGAGGAGCCGGAACCCGAGCCCCAGCAGAAAAGCAATACCGGGACACTTCTGCTGATTTTGGCAGTGGCTGTTCTGGGCGGCGGTGCAGGCTGGTACTTCAAAATCTATCGCCCGAAGCATGAAAAAGCTGCTGTACCCGAAGAGGATTACAGTGAGGAACTGGCTGATTATGACGATCCCGAGGACGATGGGCCGCCTTGGGACGAGGACAATACAGAAAGCGAGGATAATGAATGA